From Caldicellulosiruptor hydrothermalis 108, a single genomic window includes:
- a CDS encoding 4Fe-4S binding protein, with product MEVLERKNEKRLKMDKSHIAKIFLTFVFFGVLIGGLFYPKVGLFAFVCMIGSVLLSLYKGRYWCYRFCPRGAFLDEFVAKASFNKNIPAVLKSKVAKAFMLTFFVVMMSANAILSGGDLERFGKGVVMLLWVTTLIAIILGILFRARTWCVLCPMGTVSGVVGKKRGTLKIDAQKCVSCKLCNKNCPMEVEVCYFKENGNIESVNCIKCESCKVVCPKNAIEIA from the coding sequence ATGGAAGTACTGGAAAGAAAAAATGAAAAAAGATTGAAGATGGACAAAAGTCACATTGCAAAGATATTTTTGACTTTTGTATTTTTTGGAGTTTTAATAGGCGGACTTTTTTATCCGAAAGTAGGTTTGTTTGCATTTGTGTGCATGATAGGTAGCGTTTTGCTGAGCTTGTATAAAGGAAGGTACTGGTGCTACAGGTTTTGTCCGAGAGGAGCGTTTTTAGATGAGTTTGTTGCAAAAGCAAGCTTTAATAAAAATATTCCTGCAGTTTTAAAATCAAAGGTTGCAAAAGCATTTATGCTTACATTTTTTGTTGTGATGATGAGTGCGAATGCTATTTTAAGCGGGGGAGATTTAGAGAGATTCGGAAAAGGTGTTGTGATGCTTTTATGGGTTACAACTTTGATTGCAATAATTTTGGGAATTTTGTTTAGAGCAAGAACATGGTGTGTTTTATGTCCGATGGGGACAGTTAGCGGAGTTGTGGGCAAAAAAAGAGGGACGCTCAAGATAGATGCCCAAAAATGTGTGAGCTGCAAGCTTTGCAACAAAAATTGTCCGATGGAAGTAGAAGTTTGTTATTTCAAAGAAAATGGAAACATTGAAAGTGTAAACTGTATAAAATGCGAAAGCTGCAAAGTGGTATGTCCTAAAAACGCAATTGAAATAGCTTGA
- a CDS encoding ribonucleoside triphosphate reductase → MITKVMKRDGTIVDFDRKKIENAIFKAAKAVGGSDYSIAEKLTDQVIEILEQKFGYSIPHVEDIQDIVEKVLIENGHAKTAKAYILYRKQHQDMREFKNLFLDIENTVDQYIGKMDWRVNENSNMSYSLQGLNNHISTAVISKYWLNKIYPKEVAEAHINGDFHLHDLGVLGVYCCGWDLRDLLLNGFTGVEGKVASKPAKHFRSALGQIVNFFYTLQGEAAGAQAFSNFDTYLAPFIYYDKLTYSDVKQALQEFVFNTNVPTRVGFQSPFTNITLDLVPPSTLKDEPVIIGGQIMDRTYKEFQREMDMFNMAFAEVMMEGDAKGRIFSFPIPTYNITKDFDWDSPVVNKIMEMTAKYGLPYFSNFINSDMKPEDARSMCCRLRLDNRELRKRGGGLFGANPLTGSIGVVTINLPRIGYLSKSEDEYFERLARLMDIAKTSLEIKREVLEDLTKKGLYPYSRFYLRDIYARYGEYWKNHFNTIGIVGMHESLLNFMGVGIDTKEGREFAIKVLDFMRERIRKYQEETGILYNLEATPAEGTSYRLARKDKQMFPDIITSGKDEPFYTNSTQLPVDYTDDIFTALDHQEELQIRYTGGTVLHGFVGEKIDDIEVCKEIVKKIAYNYRIPYYTITPTFSVCPDHGYVAGEHFSCPTCGKECEVYSRVVGYYRPVQCWNKGKQEEFKFRKEYKIAVRR, encoded by the coding sequence ATGATTACAAAGGTTATGAAAAGGGATGGGACAATTGTTGACTTTGACCGCAAAAAGATAGAAAATGCAATCTTTAAGGCAGCAAAGGCCGTTGGTGGTTCTGACTACTCAATTGCTGAAAAGCTCACAGACCAAGTTATTGAAATCTTAGAGCAAAAATTCGGCTATTCAATTCCGCATGTAGAGGATATTCAGGATATAGTGGAAAAGGTTTTGATAGAAAACGGTCATGCAAAGACAGCAAAGGCTTACATTCTCTACAGAAAACAGCATCAGGATATGAGAGAGTTCAAAAACCTGTTTTTGGACATTGAAAACACAGTTGACCAGTACATTGGCAAGATGGACTGGAGAGTCAATGAAAACAGCAACATGAGCTATTCTCTTCAGGGGCTCAATAACCACATATCAACAGCAGTTATTTCAAAGTACTGGCTAAACAAGATATACCCAAAAGAGGTTGCAGAGGCTCATATAAATGGCGATTTCCATCTTCATGATTTGGGTGTGCTTGGAGTATACTGCTGTGGCTGGGATTTGAGAGACCTTCTTTTAAACGGTTTTACTGGGGTTGAAGGAAAGGTTGCATCAAAGCCGGCAAAACATTTTAGAAGTGCTCTTGGTCAGATTGTAAACTTCTTCTATACACTTCAAGGTGAGGCAGCAGGTGCACAGGCTTTTTCTAACTTTGACACATACCTTGCACCTTTTATATACTACGACAAGCTCACATACTCTGATGTAAAACAGGCTCTGCAAGAGTTCGTGTTCAATACAAACGTGCCAACAAGGGTGGGTTTCCAGAGTCCATTTACAAATATAACCTTGGACTTGGTGCCTCCTTCCACCTTAAAAGATGAGCCAGTGATTATTGGCGGGCAGATTATGGATAGGACCTATAAAGAATTTCAGCGCGAGATGGATATGTTCAACATGGCATTTGCAGAGGTTATGATGGAAGGAGATGCAAAGGGAAGAATATTCTCATTCCCAATACCCACATACAACATCACAAAGGACTTCGACTGGGACAGCCCGGTTGTAAACAAGATAATGGAGATGACAGCAAAGTATGGCCTTCCTTATTTCAGTAATTTTATAAATTCGGATATGAAACCCGAAGATGCCAGAAGTATGTGTTGCAGGTTAAGATTGGATAATCGTGAGCTCAGAAAACGTGGCGGAGGTCTTTTTGGTGCAAATCCACTGACAGGCTCAATTGGAGTTGTTACAATCAACCTTCCAAGAATAGGGTACCTGTCAAAGTCCGAAGATGAATATTTTGAAAGATTAGCAAGGCTCATGGACATTGCAAAGACAAGCCTTGAGATAAAAAGAGAGGTATTAGAAGATCTTACCAAGAAAGGTTTGTATCCATATTCAAGATTTTACCTGCGCGACATCTATGCACGCTATGGTGAGTATTGGAAGAACCACTTCAATACAATTGGAATTGTTGGAATGCACGAAAGCCTGCTTAACTTCATGGGCGTTGGTATTGATACAAAAGAGGGAAGAGAGTTTGCTATAAAAGTGCTTGACTTTATGAGAGAAAGAATAAGAAAGTACCAGGAAGAGACAGGAATTCTTTACAACCTTGAGGCAACACCTGCAGAAGGAACATCATATAGGCTTGCAAGAAAAGACAAGCAGATGTTCCCGGACATAATTACATCAGGAAAAGACGAGCCATTTTACACAAACTCAACCCAGCTTCCTGTTGACTACACAGATGATATATTCACAGCTTTGGACCATCAAGAAGAGCTCCAGATTCGCTACACAGGCGGAACTGTTTTACACGGCTTTGTTGGTGAGAAGATTGACGATATTGAGGTTTGCAAAGAGATAGTCAAAAAGATTGCGTACAACTATAGAATTCCTTACTATACAATAACGCCGACATTCTCTGTATGCCCAGACCATGGATATGTTGCAGGTGAGCACTTTAGCTGTCCAACCTGTGGCAAAGAGTGTGAGGTTTACAGCAGAGTTGTTGGCTACTACAGACCTGTTCAGTGCTGGAACAAAGGCAAGCAGGAAGAGTTTAAGTTTAGAAAAGAGTATAAGATTGCGGTGAGAAGATAA
- a CDS encoding WG repeat-containing protein, translating into MIYVKNIQFPKKVFFSFITVLIVFLFLTINTVSRCEKIDIRFVKIEEEYNVDDFSYFSEGKIITKYNGKYGYIDSSGKKVTDFVYDKALPYNNGVANVCKGGKWGYIDEKGNELISCRFDSLGVKFGNGFLQKKGNKWYFVQPNKKWVSVFKGNYDVIRAMSEGFSAVKKGSKWGYINSKGELVIPLKFDDAGDFLEGIAPVKINGQWTYINTRGSLVTRGVFFSSVSSFYMGRGIINKDGKYGVVDKSGKIVIKPIYSWLGFPINKLFPASISNKFGVLDINGNIVVKFEYDSIGYFFDNLALAQKGTKFGYINSQGKEIIPFEYDYATDFNNGLAIVQKGDYSMVIDRKNDTKVKVKKPYFFLNISEGIAVVENNRKLKGFYIFRELSNKRIDNNNIKLYYKNLKFYN; encoded by the coding sequence ATGATATATGTAAAAAATATTCAATTCCCAAAAAAAGTTTTTTTCTCTTTTATTACAGTATTGATAGTATTTTTATTTCTTACAATTAATACAGTTTCTCGCTGTGAAAAAATTGACATTCGCTTCGTAAAAATAGAAGAAGAATATAATGTTGATGATTTTTCTTATTTTTCTGAAGGAAAGATTATAACAAAATATAATGGAAAGTACGGTTATATTGACTCCAGTGGAAAGAAGGTTACAGATTTTGTATATGATAAGGCTCTTCCCTATAACAATGGTGTTGCTAATGTTTGTAAAGGTGGTAAATGGGGATATATTGATGAAAAAGGCAATGAGTTGATTTCTTGTAGATTTGATAGTTTAGGGGTCAAGTTTGGAAATGGTTTTCTTCAAAAGAAAGGTAATAAGTGGTATTTTGTACAACCTAACAAAAAATGGGTAAGTGTGTTTAAAGGTAATTATGATGTCATAAGAGCTATGAGTGAAGGTTTTTCTGCTGTTAAAAAAGGATCAAAATGGGGTTATATAAATTCTAAAGGAGAACTTGTTATTCCTCTAAAGTTTGATGATGCAGGAGATTTTTTAGAAGGAATTGCTCCTGTTAAAATAAATGGCCAATGGACTTATATTAACACAAGAGGAAGTCTTGTAACCAGAGGAGTGTTTTTCAGTAGTGTATCTTCATTTTATATGGGAAGAGGAATTATTAATAAAGATGGTAAATATGGAGTTGTTGATAAAAGCGGTAAAATTGTTATTAAACCAATTTACTCATGGTTAGGGTTTCCAATAAACAAACTTTTTCCAGCAAGTATTAGTAATAAATTTGGAGTATTAGACATAAATGGGAATATTGTAGTTAAGTTTGAATATGATTCTATAGGATATTTTTTTGATAACTTAGCACTTGCGCAAAAAGGAACCAAATTTGGATATATTAATTCACAAGGAAAAGAAATAATTCCATTTGAGTATGATTATGCAACTGATTTTAATAATGGTTTGGCAATTGTTCAAAAGGGAGATTACTCGATGGTTATTGATAGGAAAAATGATACAAAGGTTAAAGTTAAAAAACCTTACTTCTTTTTAAATATTTCTGAAGGGATAGCGGTTGTAGAGAATAATAGAAAGTTAAAAGGGTTTTATATATTTAGAGAGCTAAGTAATAAAAGAATTGATAATAACAATATAAAGTTATACTATAAAAATCTCAAGTTTTACAATTAA
- a CDS encoding type III pantothenate kinase, with product MKDKLLVVDIGNTNIVFGVYKGKDLMASYRMKTDKEKAADEFGILMTQMLLYSGINPAEIMDVIISSVVPPIMYSFERAIQKYFGTNPMVVGPGIKTGLNIKTENPKEVGSDRIVNAVAVNELYGGPAVIIDFGTATTFCALSRKSEYLGGAIAPGIKISAEALFSHASRLHRIELQKPPSVIGKNTVHAMQSGILYGYVGLVDYMVSRIKEEMGEINAKVIATGGLARLIAEESKTIQIVNPTLTLEGLRIIYYKNKQMSI from the coding sequence ATGAAAGATAAACTTTTAGTGGTTGATATTGGCAATACTAATATTGTGTTCGGTGTTTACAAAGGGAAAGATTTGATGGCAAGTTACAGGATGAAGACTGACAAAGAAAAGGCTGCAGATGAGTTTGGAATACTTATGACACAGATGCTTCTGTACAGTGGTATAAATCCAGCTGAAATAATGGATGTTATCATCTCATCTGTGGTACCACCAATTATGTATTCGTTCGAAAGGGCAATACAAAAGTATTTTGGAACAAATCCTATGGTGGTGGGTCCAGGCATCAAGACGGGACTGAACATCAAAACTGAAAACCCGAAAGAAGTTGGTTCAGATAGAATTGTCAATGCTGTTGCAGTAAACGAACTTTATGGAGGCCCTGCAGTAATAATTGATTTCGGAACGGCAACAACCTTCTGTGCACTCTCAAGAAAATCAGAATACTTAGGTGGTGCAATTGCACCAGGCATTAAAATCTCGGCAGAGGCACTTTTCTCTCATGCAAGCAGGCTTCACAGAATAGAACTTCAAAAGCCACCAAGTGTAATTGGCAAAAATACAGTACATGCCATGCAGTCTGGTATCCTCTATGGTTATGTCGGTCTTGTGGATTACATGGTAAGCAGGATAAAAGAAGAAATGGGTGAGATAAACGCAAAGGTTATTGCAACAGGTGGTCTTGCAAGGCTTATTGCTGAAGAGTCAAAAACAATTCAGATTGTAAATCCTACCTTGACATTAGAAGGACTCAGGATAATATACTATAAAAACAAACAGATGTCAATTTAA
- a CDS encoding RNA-guided endonuclease InsQ/TnpB family protein, with the protein MYKTQKNHIRCDKQTYRLLRMLCHFSKNLYNYALYQVRQHYFKTQEYLRYESVYHLVKENENYRLLPSQVAQQTLISVDETFKSFLGLLKAKKEEKTDKKVSIPKYLPKDGMYQIVFPKDQFKMEGKKVRLSLGRGFAKEFGVRYLYFELPQIISDKKLSEVRIIPKFCGRWFEIEYVYEEKEQMNILDPSRYLAIDLGVNNFAAIVDTIGTAFLIEGRFLKSVNRWYNKQRARLQSVYSKQGIKMGSKLAKISLKRQHIIDNFLNQTVNFVIKHCLEKRIGNIVVGQLEDIKQGINLGRVNNQNFVSIPYDKFKRKLEAKCKHYGIRYMEIDESYTSQRCSRCGIVDKSNRKHRGLYVCRRCGHVVNADINGAINIVGKVAGESVKKQITSSGCVNHPVRIRVA; encoded by the coding sequence ATGTACAAAACTCAGAAAAATCATATAAGATGTGATAAACAAACATACAGACTACTGCGAATGCTTTGCCATTTTTCAAAAAACTTGTACAATTATGCTTTGTATCAAGTAAGGCAACACTATTTTAAAACTCAGGAATATCTGCGATATGAAAGTGTATATCATCTTGTGAAAGAAAACGAAAATTACAGACTTTTGCCATCACAGGTTGCTCAGCAAACACTTATTTCTGTAGATGAAACATTTAAATCCTTTTTAGGTCTTTTGAAAGCCAAAAAAGAAGAGAAAACAGATAAAAAAGTTTCAATACCAAAATATCTGCCAAAGGACGGGATGTACCAAATTGTTTTTCCTAAGGATCAGTTCAAAATGGAAGGCAAAAAAGTACGATTGAGTCTTGGTAGGGGTTTTGCGAAAGAGTTTGGTGTAAGATACTTGTATTTTGAACTGCCACAAATTATTTCAGACAAAAAGCTCAGTGAAGTCAGGATAATACCGAAGTTTTGTGGCAGATGGTTTGAGATTGAGTATGTGTATGAGGAAAAAGAACAGATGAACATTCTTGACCCGAGCAGATATTTAGCGATAGATTTAGGAGTAAACAATTTTGCTGCTATTGTTGATACCATTGGGACTGCCTTTTTGATAGAGGGTAGGTTTTTAAAATCAGTCAACCGATGGTACAACAAACAAAGGGCAAGACTTCAAAGTGTATACTCAAAACAGGGAATCAAAATGGGCTCAAAACTTGCAAAGATTTCTCTAAAAAGACAGCATATAATTGACAATTTTTTAAATCAGACTGTGAATTTTGTAATTAAGCACTGTTTAGAAAAGAGGATAGGTAATATAGTGGTAGGGCAGTTAGAAGATATCAAACAGGGGATAAATCTTGGTAGGGTGAATAATCAAAATTTTGTGAGTATACCATATGACAAGTTCAAGAGAAAATTGGAAGCAAAATGCAAGCACTATGGTATAAGGTACATGGAAATAGATGAGAGCTATACATCACAAAGATGCAGCAGATGTGGGATAGTAGATAAGAGCAATAGGAAACACAGGGGATTGTACGTATGCAGAAGATGTGGGCATGTAGTTAATGCAGATATAAATGGGGCAATAAATATAGTTGGGAAAGTAGCTGGTGAGTCTGTGAAGAAGCAGATAACCAGTAGTGGGTGTGTGAACCACCCTGTGAGAATAAGGGTAGCTTGA
- a CDS encoding heavy metal-binding domain-containing protein: MIVTTTPSIEGKKIVEYKGIVSSEVIVGVNIVKDFFASITDIFGGRSGTYENELIRAREEALQELQNRAAMLGANAVVGIDIDYEVLGANGSMLMVSVTGTAVVVE; encoded by the coding sequence ATGATTGTTACAACAACTCCCTCTATTGAGGGCAAAAAAATTGTGGAATACAAAGGAATTGTGAGCAGTGAAGTAATTGTTGGCGTTAACATAGTAAAAGACTTTTTTGCATCAATCACAGACATATTTGGTGGAAGGTCTGGAACATATGAAAATGAGCTTATAAGGGCAAGAGAAGAAGCTCTGCAAGAACTTCAAAATAGGGCTGCAATGCTTGGTGCAAATGCAGTTGTTGGGATTGATATTGATTATGAGGTTTTGGGTGCAAATGGAAGTATGCTCATGGTTTCTGTTACAGGAACTGCTGTTGTAGTTGAATAA
- a CDS encoding LL-diaminopimelate aminotransferase: protein MESFIQNMFAERIGGSKFGKETILYKFEKIKRAKAKAKELHPDMELIDMGVGEPDEKADMGIIGTLAYEAGKDENRGYADNGIYEFKVAAAKYLERVYGVKGINPDTEVNHAIGSKSALALLPYAFINPGDVTIMTVPGYPVLGTITKWLGGEVYNVPLLKENNFLPDLSSIPADIRKRAKLMYLNYPNNPCGAVATKEFFEEVVKFAMENNIIVVHDAAYAALVFDGYKPLSFLSVEGAKEVGVEIHSLSKAYNMTGWRLAFVAGNELVVKAFAAVKDNNDSGQFKAIQKAGIYALEHPEITEKINEKYSRRHDLLVKTLRDLGFDAQKPKGSFYLYVEIPKGIKNGRRFETAEEFSEYLITEKCISTVPWDDAGHFVRFSVTFEAKTPEDEIRVTEELKRRLSDVEFEF from the coding sequence GTGGAAAGCTTTATTCAGAACATGTTTGCAGAGAGAATTGGCGGAAGCAAATTTGGTAAAGAAACCATTCTTTACAAGTTTGAAAAGATTAAAAGGGCAAAGGCAAAAGCAAAAGAGCTTCACCCTGACATGGAACTCATTGATATGGGGGTTGGTGAACCTGATGAAAAAGCTGACATGGGTATAATTGGAACACTTGCCTATGAAGCAGGAAAAGATGAAAACAGAGGGTATGCTGACAATGGTATATATGAATTTAAAGTAGCAGCTGCCAAATACTTAGAAAGAGTGTACGGCGTCAAGGGTATTAACCCTGATACAGAGGTAAACCACGCGATTGGTTCAAAGTCAGCCTTAGCACTTTTGCCCTATGCATTTATAAACCCTGGTGATGTAACAATAATGACTGTGCCAGGCTACCCTGTTTTAGGAACAATCACAAAATGGCTTGGTGGTGAGGTATACAATGTCCCACTTTTGAAAGAGAATAATTTCCTGCCAGATTTGTCATCAATCCCGGCTGACATAAGAAAAAGGGCAAAACTTATGTATTTGAACTATCCTAACAATCCATGTGGTGCCGTTGCAACAAAAGAGTTTTTTGAAGAGGTCGTAAAATTCGCAATGGAAAACAACATCATAGTTGTGCACGATGCAGCATATGCAGCTTTGGTGTTTGACGGTTACAAGCCACTATCCTTCTTGTCAGTTGAAGGGGCAAAAGAAGTTGGTGTTGAGATTCATTCTCTATCTAAAGCGTACAATATGACCGGGTGGCGACTTGCATTTGTTGCAGGAAATGAGCTTGTTGTAAAGGCATTTGCAGCTGTCAAAGACAACAACGATTCTGGTCAGTTCAAGGCTATACAAAAAGCAGGAATTTATGCACTGGAGCATCCTGAGATCACTGAGAAAATCAATGAAAAATATTCACGCCGTCATGACCTTCTTGTAAAAACATTAAGAGATCTTGGTTTTGATGCTCAAAAGCCAAAGGGGTCTTTCTATTTGTACGTTGAGATTCCAAAGGGCATTAAAAATGGCCGAAGGTTTGAGACAGCTGAAGAGTTTTCGGAATACTTAATCACAGAAAAGTGCATCTCAACAGTTCCATGGGACGACGCAGGACATTTTGTGAGGTTCTCTGTCACATTTGAAGCAAAGACACCTGAGGACGAAATAAGAGTTACGGAAGAACTCAAAAGAAGACTTTCTGATGTGGAATTTGAATTTTAG